The genomic window ACATCTCCAATATGGAATGTAGACTTCGCAGGTAGGCTTCTTGGAGATTTCAGCTGGTCAAAAGCAACTAATTCCTTTTCTGCTCTCTGAAGAGTGTCAAAAGGCAGACAgcctctaaaattaaaatattataaaaataatacaaaggaaACCCTTCGGAATTTTTTTAGGAATCCCTGCTGTTAGCCTCTTAGGCTACCTACCTCCTAAAAAGCATTTATGTCAGTGGGTAGAGCTGGAACAGCTATTAGAAACAGAAGGGAgtggaatgaaaaaataattgtaattgCTGATGTATTTTTCAATGATATAAATCAGAAGCAGTGGGAAGAAACACGGGGAAAAATCCTATTTGGTGCTGGAAAtactgagccttttttttttttttttttttcttagccgGAGTGTGCCAGCTTTTTCAGACGGGAGGAATGCTGAGTGTCAAGGGGTCAGGATCAATCCGGTGTGAGTTGATGAggcaggaaggtggggaggaaTGCGAGGAATGTCCCTGTTTGTGTAGGACTCCATTCAGCTCATTGGCGAGCCGGGGCCTCCCGGAGCGTATAAAAGCCGCGGGCCGCGCGCCTCAGCCTCACACAACAACTCTTCCTGCTGAGAGGAGGCAGCCAGTGCAACTCCAACCCCGGCGACCGACCGCCTCCCCCACCTCCGACAGCAGCCGCCCCGGCCCGACAGCTCCCAGACCGCAGCCCGGAGCGCTCAGACACCGAACTCCGGCCCGAGCCCGCGACCCTGAGCCGGGACCGCCGCGCCCACCCCATCGCCGCCACCGCCGCGCCCTCCGCCCGGTCAGTCCCGCCCGCCGCGCCCACCATGTCCGCCGCCGGCCTGGGCCCAGTCCGCTGCGCCTTCGTGCTCCTGCTCGTCCTCTGCGGCCGGGTAAGCCGAGAGCCCCGCGGCCGCGGCGGCCGGCGCCCAGGGGGAGGGCgtgcgggcggggcggggcacgGCCTGGGGCGCCGAGCGGCGTGCGCCGGCTGaccgccccctcctccccgcaGCCCGCCGCCGGCCAGGACTGCGGCGGCCAGTGCCAGTGTGCGGCCGCGCCGGCGCCCCGCTGCCCGGCCGGCGTCAGCCTCGTACTGGACGGCTGCGGCTGCTGCCGCGTGTGCGCCAAGCAACTGGGCGAGCTGTGCACCGAGCGCGACCCTTGCGACCCGCACAAGGGCCTCTTCTGCGACTTCGGCTCTCCGGCCAACCGCAAGATCGGCGTGTGCACCGGTAAGAGCTGCGGCCCGCGCTCCTCGCCTCTTACCCCCGCGGGGGTGCAGGGAGCCCCGGGGTCCCGGCCgccacccacccccacagcccTGCTCCCCGCGCGTCCCGGCCTACTGCTACTGATGCCTGACACTTGCATCCCCCTCCCccttattccctctctctccttcagctAAAGATGGTGCCCCCTGCGTCTTTGGAGGAACGGTCTACCGGAGCGGAGAGTCCTTCCAGAGCAGCTGCAAGTACCAGTGCACTTGTCTGGACGGGGCGGTGGGCTGCGTGCCCCTGTGCAGCATGGACGTCCGCCTGCCCAGCCCCGACTGCCCCTTCCCGCGGAGGGTCAAGCTGCCCGGGAAATGCTGCGAGGAGTGGGTGTGCGATGAGCCCAAGGACCACACGGTGGTTGGCCCTGCCCTTGCGGGTGAGTGGAACCTGCGTCTCAGTCACTGTTGTGATCCTAAGCCCCAGGGGCTGAGTCCTCCCTAACTTTGCCAAGGGAAGGGGGAAATGTCTTATCCTGGCGTCTTACCTTGTGTTTGGGTGCTCTGCTTTCACAGCTTACCGACTGGAAGACACGTTTGGCCCAGACCCAACTATGATCCGGGCCAACTGCCTGGTCCAGACCACAGAGTGGAGTGCCTGTTCCAAGACCTGTGGGATGGGTATCTCCACCCGCGTTACCAATGACAACGCCTTCTGCAGGCTGGAGAAGCAGAGCCGCCTCTGCATGGTCAGGCCTTGCGAAGCTGACCTGGAAGAGAACATTAAGGTACATTTTCTGTTCCTATTAATCAGTTTTCTTGGGATCGTAATGGACAGGACCAAAGTTGGGTCTCACCGCCCTGGTTATTATAGACCTTTTATCTCCAAAAACCATGAAGCTGTTTTGCTGGAATGAAATGTTGTGTAATTGGAACCACCAGCTTTCCACTAGGAAATTCTCCACACTGTTATTTAATTCAAGACAACCCAAGAGAGGCTATGACTATTTTTGGAAAACTGGCAAATGAGACGCAAACGTCCTCTCTTCAAAACATAAACAAAAGTCAGACAACTTAAGACTAAAACACACAGAGCTTGAAGAAAGCCACGCCCCTTAtaaagtcattgattttttttttttcttctcctttgtcttCCTTAGAAGGGCAAAAAGTGCATCCGTACCCCCAAAATCTCTAAGCCTGTCAAGTTTGAGCTTTCCGGCTGTACCAGCGTGAAGATGTACCGGGCTAAGTTCTGTGGGGTCTGCACCGATGGCCGGTGCTGCACCCCCCACAGAACCACCACTCTTCCTGTGGAGTTCAAGTGCCCCGACGGGGAGGTCATGAAGAAGAACATGATGTTCATCAAGACCTGCGCCTGCCATTACAACTGTCCCGGAGACAATGACATCTTTGAGTCCCTGTACTACAGGAAGATGTATGGAGACATGGCATAAAGCCAGAGAGTGTGAGAGACGTTGACTCATTAGGGTATAACTTGAACTGATTCGCATCTCATTTTTGTGTAAACACGATTTCAGTAGTGCAAGttatttaaatctgtttttctaactgggggaaagaaaaagtcCCACCAATTTCAAAATATTGTGCCATGTGACCTTCAAATAGTCTATCAACCCAGACACTGGTTTGAAGAAAGTTAAGACTTGACAGTGGGACTACATTAGCACATAGCACTAGAATGTATATGGAGGTGTGGCTCTGGGAGCAGTGGGAGGGCACCTGTAGAAACTATTATCTTCAAGTAGTAGGTGCCTGCTCTTTGTGGAGTGTAATTGAGAAGGGAAATTTTAGCATGCTCACTGACCTCCAGCGACAGCTAGGATGTGCATTCTCTAGCCTTCATGAGGCTGGGTCAAGTTCTTCTTTAAGTCAGAACACAGATTCAGCTCTGACATTCTGATTTGAATGATTACTATTCAGGAATCAGAATCCTGTCTATTAGACTGGACAGCTTGTGGCAGCGAATTTGCCTGTAACaagacagaaattttttttattgatactgtaaataatgtgtgtatatatatatatttgtacagTTATCTAAGTTAATTTAAAGTTGTTTGTGcctttttgtttatgtttttaatgctTTGATATTTCAAATGTTAGCCTCAATTCTGAACACCATAGGTAGGACGTAAAGCTTGTCTGATAATTCAAAGCATGAAATGGATATTCAAATGGAAATTCTGCTCAGAGAGATAGTCCATCAAAACAGATGTTTACTGAATATGGGGCAGTGATGTCCTTGGAAGTCTGATCTGTCAGTTGGAAATGTGGTAGCCTCACTATTAATGAGCAAGTAGCCTTTATGAAAACACTAGTGGCTCTGTATAGCTGATCAGTTTTTCCACCTGGAAGCATTTGTTTCTACTTTGACTATGACTGTTTTTTGGACAGTTTACTCATTCAGAATGTGACCAAAAGTTACATGTTTGCACCTTTCTAGttgaaaataaagtatatattttttctataaaaagtGTTGTTATTCACTTTTCTAAACCTTTCTGAGTTTTCTTGAGTATATATGAGAAGCTTTTATTTGTCTTAGAACAATTCATCTATAACTTTTTAAATCTCTTATCATATATACTGATAAATTGATTAATCAGTTCAGTAGAAATTTTACATAAATCTATTTCACACTGAATCGAGTGTCACAAACTTGCAGGCatatgctctgtgtgtgtgtgtaggtagaTAGATAGTAGATAGATAAACTGAGCACACAGGCATTTTGTTACCTTCACAGTACTCTAtagacatttaaattaaattctctaGGTAATTTTAGTCTCCAACAACCCCTACTGGTTACACTTGGTCCTGTTTACATTTAATACCCCTGGCCATTGAAGGGATTTAATTCACAACCTTTCACATCACCAACTAGTCTATGTGCCTTACACATAGGAAACGTAACTAGTTTTTGAGTTTCTATGCTCTACTATAGATCTATTTCTGAACTTCAATAATCTTACTGTTAAATCTGCAAAGGATAAAATCTGCATTTAAATGGAACCATTTGATAAATTGCATTTTTGTATAATTCTGTTTTCAGTGGCCATGATAACCAATCAGAAATAGATGATGGCCCAAGTAGAAAAGGAACATAATTTCTGTTAACATTAATGGAAATTTGTCTTCAATTAAAAGCAACTCCTTCATTGCCCCCAAGCTTTGGATTATCAGATTTCAAGTTCAGTAGCTTAGCAAGTGGCTGGTAAGTGACAAAATGAAATTGTTCAAGAAACCTGGAAATGATACTGGACCTCTGCAGGCTTCTACCAAAAAGTCAACAGAAGTAAATGGCAAACAAAAATATTCCAAAGACAACTGAAAGCACAGTTTTCTCCACGTCGATATAGCCGtgaaatgggggggagggggttgccgACAAACTAACCCATCACGGGGTAATTAGCAATGTCGTAGTGCCAGCGTCATTCCAGGAGACAAAAATACATCTGAAAATAAAGACTAGTTCTACAAACAGTGCCCCTGCCACAAACCAAAGGGAAACCCTCCCGTGTTCAAAATGTGCAAAGTATTTCTGGTCAAAACACTGGACTTTTAGGATACACCCACATATGTATATAGCAACACTGTTGGCAGCTGTACCCCACTTCCCCAAATAAAcccacatgtatacacacacacacacacacacacacacacacacacacacagtacactGACTAGTCTGCATGTCCTTTCTGTTAACATACTCCTAGATGCAAAGATGAAGAGCCATAGTAAATGAGCCTgagtattttatatgtttttaaagattttatttatttatttatttatttatttgagagagagtgaaagagagagaacacaagcagggggaagggggaagggcagaggcagagggagaagcagactcccactgagcagggagcccaacatggggctcaataccaagaccctgagataatgacccaagccaaaagtagatgctcaactgagtgaaccacccagccaccccaagcCTGAGTGTTTTAAGAAGAGTTTGAGAATTCTGGGAAGATAGAAGTAGTAACAGAAgcatagattttaaatttttcagtttcCCACATAAAAACAGAATAACTATATTGCAATATCAAAATCCCATGGGCAATATTTACAACAAAATTAGGTGGCAAGGCATCCCTTTAATCCCAAAATGTTAGCGGGAGAAAATCATTAACCGCCAGCGGATATACACTGTGTCAGCATACATATGGGAACAAAGAGATTCAATAGGATATCTGATACTTCTGAGAAGAGAGCCCCAAAATAGCCAACAGTGAAGTGTGGGAGACCAATCTGAGGGTAGGGGTTCTGCCCAgtcaaataaatcttacaaaCCAGAGCTCCCACAGGAGGACTCTGTGCTTGTGGGAATGGAATAAAAATTGAGATTTGTTGTCAGAGACAACAAAGACATTGAAAGAGAAGGTCTAGGTAAAAATGAGGAGAGAAACAAATGCACAAAATCTGAAGAAGCAAACTGCCATATTTATAAAATCAcatgaaaacaataaaagagGGATCTCTATGAAGTTCAGAAAGCTGTCTAAACCAAGTATCCTTACtgaataaaattcaagaaaattaatttcacataaaaaaataggaaaacaaaattatCAAAGCCAAATCCCATACATTAttacatgaaaataataaagggcataataaatatttacagataatGAAAGCATGTCAGAAATACAGgccagggaaaaaaaatcaaaactacattatTTCAAAAGAACATTAAGAAACTGAAAGTAGACATAGATGATAAAAAGGAAACAACTAACAATATAAATCAGAGTTAGtcaaacttaaaaatatgttgataaaactcagtaaagaattggaaattttaaaaaatcaaattaagaaggaacaaaagaatgaataaatacaacaGATAATTCTTTAAGAGAATATATGGTTGAAGAggagggaaattttttaaataaaataaaagagggggatgcctgaatggctcagtcattaagcttctgcttttggctcaggtcacgatcccagggtcctgggattaagccctgtgttgggctccttgctcagtcgggaggcttcttctctgtctctctctgcctgctgctccccctgcttgtgtcccctctctcgctatgtccctctctgctaaataaatttaaaaaaaaaaaaccttttaaaaaaatgaatgaaagcgttccaagaaaaattgataaatattgtAGATAGGCAAAGAAGATCTAACATATGGAGAGCAGGAGGTCCTGGAGAAgaaaatctataaatctatagaaaaatagaaaatctaagaAAATCTATAAATCAAGAAaactttacagaaataaaaagtgatttGAAAACACATATTGAAAGAGCATCCCATGTACCTAGTAGAATTCACGAACACCAAGATGTACTCTAGtaaaatttctgaaatataaagaaaaaggaaaaatcgtCAGACCATCTAGGCAAAGAGAACAGAAATCttttaagtaaaagaaaactcatcatcaggcttttttttttttttttaaagattttatttatttatttgacagagagaaatcacaagtaggcagagaggcaggcagagagagaggaggaagcaggctccctgccaagcagagagcccgatgcgggactcgatcccaggatcccgagatcatgacctgagccgaaggcagcagcttaaaccactgagccacccaggcgcccatcatcAGGCTTTTTGAcagcagctctctctctctctcttccttccttccttccgtccgtcctttctttcttttagtaatgcTTTATGCCAAAAAAGTGGATTAACATTTAGGAtgctcaaagaaagaaaatatgaattaaagaatttttatccTCCAAAACTGACATTCAAACAGACAAACTGCCAAAATCATgcaagaattggggcacctgcatggatCATTTGGTTGAAcagccaattcttgattttggcacgggtcatgatctcaaggttgtgagatcaagccccacatctgggtgtggaacctgcttgggagtctttctcctcctcccctgcccatgcgcttaataaataaataaataaataaataaataaataaataaaattagaataaaacaTGTGAGAATTTATAGCATATTGTTCCTATGGGCCCTTTTAGAAAAACCCTACTagagaaaaaattcagaaaacaaaattgcCTGAGAGATATTAATGTTAAAACTGGTATATGAATATTAAATACAACTTATCTTGAGGACTAAGATTAAAAGAAGGTTAAAGAGGAGAACATGTAGTGTAGCGTGAGTATACATATCATGTTCTATCATGTAGAATGCAACCATATAGGGTGGGGGAGAATGGACATAGTGGATGCCTCCCCCCAAATACTTAACTGCTTTTATTGGTGGTGGTATTGTTATTCAGAGACTATTGGGTGTATAATATGGGATAAGCAAGTGAACCATTATGGATATTCTAATTCTATCCCTAGTGTCAGTGAGTACTGGGATTTTTAGTGAGGACGAGTTAAAATACAGATATAATATAAAAGTGGTTAAGTTAAGTTCCATATTTCTTAATTTGAACTAGAAATGTCAGCAATAAACTTGTGGTATATCTTATCTcctaacacacacatatacattttttcctaTATCTGCTCCCTAAAAAGGCTCAGATACAAGGACAACTTAAGAGGAATGAGCACACCTAGTCCACTATCGTGCTCTTGAAATACTGTTTTCCACTAAAAGAAACTAAGGCTGCTTGGAAAATGGCCTCCAGGTCTAGCACAAGGAATATGTACAATAAATGCATTTATTCAGGGACTACCTTTTCATATTGGATAAAAATGAAGCTAACAAGAACTGTAAAGATCATATCAAAAAGGTACAGTAGGCAAATTTAAAAGACTACTATTAAAGATGGGGCAATTTGGggtgactgagtggctcagtgggttaagcctctgccttcagctcaggtcatgaccccaaggtcctaggattgagccccacatcaggctctctgttcagcagggagcctgcttccccctctctctctgcctgcctctctgcctacttgtgatctctctctatatcaaataaataaataaaatctaaaaaaaaaaaaagcatctgcctttagctcaggtcatgatcccagggtcctgggatcaagttctgcattgggctccctgttcagcagggagtctgcttctccctctacccctcctccctgcttgtgatctctctctttttcttaagccctctctctctctctcaaataaataaatagaatcttttaaaaaaaataaaataaagatggggCAATTTGAGTAGCTATAAGGACAAGAACTGCCATACATTAAGACCATCAACTCTCCTTAAATTCTTAGTTCATTCTGATAGTTAAAGAAAAACACCTAATTGGTGACCGGAGAATGACAGAGAACCTATTCATTTTACACAAGCTCTCTGATATTTCAGTATCAGATTTTTGGTACTCTACACATTTTACAGCACCTCAGAAGTGCTCAGTCCAGTCTGTACCAACAACTCCAGACACAACCCCAAGatgacttttaaaagaaataaatctcttaatTTATGGTAATCATCTCATGATGGTTAgtttaaagtaattttatattcttttaaaataatctgtatttttccaaattgtcagacatgaacacacattattttataatcagaaaaaagatttttaaaataaatctttcaaaaaaaataaaataaatctttcctcTCCTTACTAAAAAATAGCAGAGAATATGACAAAACATGCTTGAAGTTTTCATGATTTGGGATTTAATAAACTGTTcacaacatataaataaataagtggctTCGCTATTCAAGCCACTATTCCTTAATTAGCTGTGTGCCTAGGAGCATGGGCAACATGCCTGTAGCCTCTCGAGAATCCATATATATTCGTACATATCAGTGTATTTTTGTACCTCATTCTCCCATGCCGTAAATGAAATCACGGAAGATTTTCCTTCCTAAGTTTTTAATAACTATTCTTTAACTTATGAATCATACTGATTATATATAGACTGTTGCTAAGACTAAGCATAAACCgtgtaaaatatattcttaaaatacaaaGTCAAATTCCAAATCCAAATATAGGATCTGAAGAAACAGACATGAAGACCCGTCATCTATATCAGATGTTTAAAGATactgaaaaaagaggaagaactgTCGAGTTAGTAGGAAATATTATTGATTAATTAGAATTTATATCTCAAGAACATAAAGCATGTTAAGACTTGCCTTTGTGCAACAAATGCTAACAATTTTTGTCAGCCCGGTGAACGTATGTAATTCAGACCAGTATAGTAACTGGAAAACTGTATGTCAGTATCTACAAAAGTGAAATAGAAAACTACCTGTGACATAGTAAACTTCCATTCTTAGATATcaatccaagagaaatgaacaaaatacataaacaaaattcTCAAAGCAGTTCTATCCATCCCCAAGccgaaaacaacccaaatgtatATCAATAGGAAAATGGATAGAATGCAGAatattcatacagtggaataacacacatcaataaaaaaaaagaaccactgacATTATGcagaatgaaagaagacaaatacaaaagaatatacattgtatgatttcatttttatgacacTAAAGGGTAGGGAACACTAATGAATGGTGATAGAATTCAGAATAatggttttttttctccccaccctgAATTACTCTCCAGCTAATTTTTTTCTGGTCTGTGGTCAGTATGTCTTACCCTCTTTCTAGTGAGGTATTATGAAGTACTGCAAATGACATTAAATCCAAGAGTTTAGGAAAATTACTCTACAACatgaatgcttttcttttttacattttatttatttgttgatttttaaattttatccataATTTCAGCTGATGAATCCCAGTGTGAAGATTCTTTCAtgtcattcataatttttaacttaGAGTTATTAGGCAAGTTTGCATATTTAGGTTAAGAAACTCTAAAAGGTCTGGGGAAATTTCCAGGACAATGTTTGCATAGATGCCTCAATGTAGAGATGTGGTGGGAGAAGGGAAGTATGTGGGGGATGAGCCAGACACTAGAGTTCCATGGACTTTGGGAGGGAGTTATGGGCTTTATAGGGTGACTTCTGGGAGATAACCTTCTAGGGAAGACAGGGGCTCCCCTGGAGCGCTAGGAAAGTCAGTTCATGTGTTCTGCCTCAGTAATTAGCAAAAGAAAGTGGGAAAGGCAGCAGAGATGGCATCCTGAGTGCTATTATACATACTTGTCGTTCATTCATACAATATTGGTGGCTTTCATTGCTTCTGGTTTGAGTCTTTGTCAATTTTCTACAATCTGTTGTGGTAGTCTTTGTGTCACACTATTCCAAACATGGTATAGTTGTCTTGTGACCTCCTACACACACAGATTGTTCAGCTAACTGGAGTACATAGGGGATCCCACAATGAGAAAAGACGCATCAGTCTTTCAAGCCAGAAGCCCAGCATCTCCATCCGTGGGATTCTTCTGCCAGAGGTATGTGGAGTAGCCAGTGGAGATACAAAGAACTCTGAAAAAACAGTGTGACATTATAACTGCCCCCTAAAACCTGAATAGGGAGCCTTTTAAGAGCTGGCCTTGAAGAATGATGCTGGAAGTCTAAGGTTCCCATTAGCTACTAAGGAAAACCAGGAGCTTTTTTGAGAAGGCCTTTGGAATTcaagttctttaaaattta from Meles meles chromosome 5, mMelMel3.1 paternal haplotype, whole genome shotgun sequence includes these protein-coding regions:
- the CCN2 gene encoding CCN family member 2 — its product is MSAAGLGPVRCAFVLLLVLCGRPAAGQDCGGQCQCAAAPAPRCPAGVSLVLDGCGCCRVCAKQLGELCTERDPCDPHKGLFCDFGSPANRKIGVCTAKDGAPCVFGGTVYRSGESFQSSCKYQCTCLDGAVGCVPLCSMDVRLPSPDCPFPRRVKLPGKCCEEWVCDEPKDHTVVGPALAAYRLEDTFGPDPTMIRANCLVQTTEWSACSKTCGMGISTRVTNDNAFCRLEKQSRLCMVRPCEADLEENIKKGKKCIRTPKISKPVKFELSGCTSVKMYRAKFCGVCTDGRCCTPHRTTTLPVEFKCPDGEVMKKNMMFIKTCACHYNCPGDNDIFESLYYRKMYGDMA